One genomic region from Bacteroidota bacterium encodes:
- a CDS encoding IS256 family transposase, protein MDQNYLDNVEEKALEQFKSGKSLFGKDGAFAPLLKNFIEKALQAEM, encoded by the coding sequence ATGGATCAGAACTATTTAGACAATGTAGAAGAAAAAGCGCTAGAACAGTTTAAGAGTGGGAAGTCGCTTTTTGGAAAAGATGGAGCGTTTGCTCCATTATTGAAGAATTTTATTGAGAAAGCTCTGCAAGCTGAGATGG